From Roseateles sp. SL47:
TCGGACGAGCCCGATGGCGCGTCCACATGGAACAGCCAGGCCATGCCCGGGCTGCTGCCGTCCTCGGCGCCGTCGGCGATATGCCATTTGATGCCCAGCGAACTGTCCGCAAACCCGCTGGCCTTGTCGGTCTGCCCGTCGGCGCTGACTCGGGTGCGTACCGCACCGTCCGTCTCCAGCCGCAGTTCCACATTGTCCCAGGCGCCCCAGCGCAGCAGCGTTGGCGTGGACCAGGCCCGGCTGCGGACGCCGTTGGATTTGTCCCGGTCGAACGCGACGCTGGTTTCGATCTGGAACCGGCCTTTGCCCACCGTGTCGCTGGATTCCACAAAGTCTGGCCGATCGGTGGCGATGCCTTCGTCGGCCCGGCTGATGCCTGGCACTGTCATCAGCCCGGCCGCAGCGAGCGCCATCACCAGCGCGAGCCGGCTCTGCGTCCCGCGCGTGGCATGAGGCGAGGTCGCCAACGGCGAAGAGCGAAGGGCAGTGGAAGACAGCATGAAGTCACCTCGCTGAATGTGAAAGTGATGGGGTGAAAGGGAGGGTGTGAAGGGGGATGGTGTGAAGGGGAGGTTGTGAAGGGGAAGGAACGGGTACACCGTCTGGGACAGGCGGTGCGGACCCGGAGCCACTGGTTCGACTGTAGTGATGACCCGGGCTGGCGAACAGCCTCCCTGTTGTTCCGAGGTGTCAGTGTCCGGATTCACAGGCACTGGCGCCCGAAACCTGGCGCTGGAACTGGCACTGGCGTGGTGGTGGTCTGCCTCATTCATTGGTGACAAATTCCGGACGCCTACTCGGGCGCCCAGAAGTGTGCCAAGGAGATTCGAGCCTCTGGCGCGTATGGTTTGCTCTACCGCTCGGTGCGCAAGAAGGGCGAAGAGTGCGTTGCCGTGTTCCGCCCGAAGGCAAGCCAGATTCCGGTGATCCAAGGCGCCCACGTCACGCGCGTGTGGGACGGAACCAAGATTGAGAGCTGGTTCGAGAAGTCCCAGCTCAAGCCGCTGTAGCCGGCTTATCTCACCACAAGCCGCTGTAGCCGGCTCATCTCACAACACAAGGCCCCGCCCGACGTCATGTCGTGGCGGGGTTTTTTCTGCTTACATCTAAGGCATTGAACCCTTGTAACCCCCTTGATCCAGGGCCGCCTTGTGGGGAAGTTGCGTCTCTCAGCCAGTCTTGAATAGCTCCTGCGATCTGCGTCGATCAAGCATTTCGGCAACGAGCGCAGACTTCGAAACGCACGGTCCGTTAAAGGCTGGGAGCGGACATCAGGAGGCATCGGGGCCGGACGGAAACTGCCCTTCACCAAATCGTGAACTCGGCACCACCGGTTCGTCGGGGCCTCATTCCGGCTTGAAACCTGAGCTCCTCAGGAGTTTGGTGCCCTGAGCGACATCGGCTGCGATGAACTTCTTGAACTGCTCGCTACCTTCCGAGAGTGCTTCGACGCCGATTGCCGCATAGGCGCCATTGCGTCCCAGCTCTGACGACGCTTGCGTAACCGCCGCGCTCAACCTTGCAACCCGGTCTGCTGGCGTTCCTTTCGGGACCCACACGCCGTACCAGGATGCGTATTTGAAATCCTTGAGACCAGCTTCCTGCATCGTCGGTACTTCCGGAGCCAGAGAGCTGCGCTTCTCCGCCGTGATAGCCAGAGGTCTTACCTTGCCGGATTTCGCGAGCGGCACCAGCGACACCATGGAATCGAGCAGGAGGCTCACATGGTTCCCACCCACGTCTACCAGAGCGGGCTGAGTTCCCTTGTACGGAACGTAGGTGAGCTTGAGCCCTGCCTGTTTCGCAAAGAGAAGCGTCGCCAGATGGCTCGGGGCACCGGCTGCAGGGATGGCGGCCATCCACTCGTCAGGTTTGGATTTTGCGGCGCCAATCATTTGACCGAGCGTCCTCGGCGCGAGTGCCGGCGCGATGACAAGCATGAGCGGGGCTTCACCGACTCGTGCGATCGGCACGAAGTCCGTCTGCGGGTCGTATGGAGCTGTCGCCATCACCTCTTTGGCGAGAACGTGAGTGGCTGCTGAGAAGAGCATGGTGTAGCCGTCGGCCGGAGCCACCTGAACGGCCTTGCCTCCGAGGGTTCCACTGGCCCCGGCCTTGTTCTCCACGACGACTGGCGTGCCGAGCTGCTTGCGGAGCTGCTCGGCCAACAGCCGCGCGGCGTTGTCCACGCCGCCACCCGCCGCGAACGGCACGATGATGCGCAGCGTGCTGCCCTTCTCGGGAAAGGGCTGTGCGCCCGCTGCAAGGGGAATCACGGCGCTGGACATCACAGCGATGAGCACTTTGACCAACTTCATGGTGTCTCCTTGTTGTTCTCTATCGGGGCCAAGCAATTGCTCAGGGCGAGATTTCTTCCAGCGCCTTGTCGGTCGTTTCAATCATCTTGATCGAGGCGAAGAGCCCAACGACGGTCGCTCCCGCGAACATCAAGAAGACGCTCGCTACGCCTTGGGCCGTGAGCATCATCCCGACCATCGCTGGCGCTGCGGCGGAGGCTGCCCGCAACCAGGAGGTCGCCAGCCCGGTGCCGATGGCCCGCATGCGGGTCGGATAGATTTCCGGCGTGTAGAGGTACAGCAGCACGGTGGTCGTACCCATCACGGCATAGGCTGCGGAGGCGAAGAGGGCCACCGCCCACACACTGTGCGCGCCATTTGCGACCAGGGCCAGAAGCAGCACGCCGGCGACGATGAAGCTGCCTGTGGCCCAACGACGTCGCCCGACCTTGTCGACCCACATCGCGCAGGCGAAGACGGCGCAGACGCTCAGCACATTCGTCATAGAGGCCAGCCGCAGCGCGTCTTGCAGCGGCAGGTGGTAGACGGTCTTGTAGAGGGTGGGCAGCCAGTTGTTGATGCCGTTGGCGACGAAGTACGACGACGCCCACAGCACCCACACGATGAGCGTGCGAGGCCGATAGAGCGGCGAGAAGAGCTCTTTCCAGCCGGCCTTCTTCGTGGACTTCAGACCTGCGGCCAAGCGGAGCTCACGACTCTGCACCTTCTCTTTCTCGCGATTGACGTCAATCTGCCGATGCGGCGTGGCCGCCTCCAGCGAACTGATGACCCGGTCGGCGTCCTCCCAGCGGCCCTTGGACGCGAGCCAGCGCGGCGATTCGGGCAGGCGGGTCATGAACACCAAGACCAGCAGGCCAGGGATGCCGCCAACCAGGAACAGAAGCTCCCAACCGTAATGGGGGACCACAAACGCTCCCACCTGCGCCGCAGCCATCAGCCCCAACGGGAAGATGAGCTCGTAAAGCACGAAGAAGCGCCCGCGGCCTTTGGACTGCGACATTTCGTTGATGTAGGTGGCGGCAACCGGCACCTCACCGCCCACGCCAATGCCCTGCAGGAAGCGCAGCAGGAACAGCATCTGCACGCTGCCGGCGAACGCGCAGGCGATGCTCATGACGGACATCACCGCGACGGCGGTGGAAACAGCCGGCACGCGCCCCCACTTTTCACCGAGCCAACCGAACAACAAGGCGCCGATGACCTGGCCGATGTAGCCAGCCGCGATGAGCAGGCCAACCTGACCGGGGCTGAGGTGCCAGAGGCCCACGAGCACCGGCAAGACGAACGCCAGGCTGAGCGCGTCGAAGGCATCGAGGAACGTGGCGGTTCCCATAACGACGCGGGTCTTTGTGTGCCACCGGCAGAACGGCACGTTCTCGATGCGGAACAGCAGCTTCGCCGCTTTGAGCGCTGAGGGGGATGGCGTCTCGGTTGGGACGCTCGGCAAAGGCGCCGCTGCAGCTTCGCTCGAGTAACGAGCTCTGCCGGCGCCAGGGTTCATCGCTTCTTCCATGGGGACGGACCTCAGAAGTTATGTCGAATGCCGCTTTCGAAGGCCGACGACTTTTGGCCTCCGAAATAGTTGACCGCAGCGGCGACGCCGCTCACCGCCGGACCGCCTGCAACGGAGAACGAAGCTCCGCCCTTGTTTGCTACGCGGGAGGCATGGGCGTAGACCGCAGTGCGCTTGGACAGATAGTGCACGTAGCCGGCACCAATCAAAGTCGCATCGTTCGCATTCAGGGCGGCGGTCGCCCCCTTCTGGTCGGCGCGAACGAAGGTGAACTTCAGGTCACCAAAACCCAGAGGAACCAACGCGGCAACGAGCGTGTTCGTGGTCTTGTCCGTGCCATAGCGCCACTGGCGTTGACCGACGCTCACTTTCACGACCTTGAAGTCGTAGGACGCGCCCCACACGCGGTCGATGAAGTCGCGGGCGGCATTGGCGTTGCGCGTCGTGACCTGTGCAACGCCAACCATGAGTTGCTCACTGCGCCAGGCCAAGCGGCCGCCATCCGTCTTGGCGGAGCCAGCGCCAGCAGAGCCGCCTTCTCCTGCGCTCACGAGAAGCGAGCCATACACACCTGCGAGCCCGGTCGGCAGGAAGTACTGTGCCGTGTTTGCGATACGAAGCGTCGGGTTGAGCTGGTTCGCATCGGTGCTCACGCCGAAGGCTTGCCCAAGCGCCCGCGACGCGAAGACCGAGCGGAAGCTGTTGGCGCCGGCGATGCCCAGCGTGATGAACGGGTCCAGGTCGGACCAAAGTATGTGGGTCGGCGCCCAGTCACGTCCCAGCCGAATCTCTCCAAAGCGGTCATGAGCGAGACTGACAGTCGCTCGGCGGTCCCAGAACGGGGTGTTCACCGCGCCACTGTCGCTGAGGATGGTGCTGTCGAGATAGACGCCGGCGCTCAAGCCATCGCCGAGGGATTCTCGTGCCTGGACGACGAGTTTGCTGGTGGTGTTGGCACCACTCACCTCGGAGTCGATGCTGCCCAGCCGGGCATTCTTGACGTGGCGAACGCCGACGTCGACGGTGCCTGACAGCGCAACCAAAGTCTGCGCGTAGCACTGTCCGCCGACCATCCCAGCCACGGCCGCCAATGCGGCAACGGGGAATCGGAACATGTCTTGTCTCCTATGCCGGCGTTCCTCGCCGGACGTGTAGGTTGCCGGGTGACCGAAGTGTTCTTCGCGCCACGGGGCGCCGGCGCGCCAAAGATGTCGGTTGTGAGCCACCGACGGCACTGCAAGAGATGGCAAAGCCTCCCCTGCAGTGCTCAGGCTTCTCGCTTACTTGGCCAGACCAGCAGCGCGGAGGGCCGCTGCGATTTCCGTTCCGGCGCCTTCAGCCAGCGGCAGCAGCGGACTGCGGACCGTGGCGTGTTCCAGGATGCCGCGAGCCACCAGGCCGTGCTTCAGCGCGACGGTGCCTTCCATGTGGCTGCCGCGGTGGTAGACGTTCTTGGTCACGGGCAGTAGACGGTCGTGGATGGCACGAGCCTTGGCGTAGTCCTTGGCCTTGCCGGCGGCAATCAGTTCAATCAGCGGTTCAGGGGTCAGGCTGCCGTAGCCGACCAGCGCGCCGTCCACGTCGAACATGGTGTGCAGCAGGTACTCGTCGTGGCAGGTCAGGATTTGGAGGCCCGGCCGTTCCTTGCGGATGACAGGAATCTCGGTGTCCCAGCGCTTCATGTTGCGCACGCCGTTCTTCATCGCGAAGACGCCCGGGAGCGCAGCGATTTCCAGCTGCGTCTTCAGGTTGTATGTGGCCTTGGTGGCATCCGGGTACTGGAACAAGATGAGCGGCAGGCCGCTGGCTTCGTAGATGGCCTTGTAGCGGTCTTGCGGCGCACCGTCCTGGTAGCCGAAGCGCAGCCAACCGTGGGACGGATACACCAGGCCCGCCGAGGCACCGGCCTTGACGGCGCGCTTGGCCTCTTCAGCCGCGACTTGCGTGCCTTCCAGCGTGATGCCGGCAATGATGGGCAGGCGGTCGCCCACGGATTCGCGGAAGGCTTCGATGACGCGCAGTTGCTCATCACGCTCCAGGAAGGTGCCTTCGCCGGCGTGACCCAGGACGGTCAGGCCCTTGACGCCCTCGATGCTGCCAAGCCAGCTGCCGAGGCGCTGGATGGCTGCGTAGTCGACGGCGCCGTCGCGGGTGAAGGGGGTAACGGGTGCGGGCACGAGGCCGCGGAGGTCTGGGGCTTGCATGGATGTCTCCTGATATCGCAGTGCCGAGGGTTGGTGACTAACCTGGCCGTTTTCTCTCTGTGCGCGGCTTCGTGCCGGTTGCGGGATACGGTTCGGTTGGAGGGAATGTAGAAATCCCTCGACCATCCGCCTAGCCACACGTCAGATGAATCAGCCATGCCAGAATTGGCATATCTCATGGAGGCACGCATGAACATCGCGGCAGTACGCCTGTTCCTCGAGGTTGTCGAGGCTGGGAGTCTGAGCAAGGTGGCGGCACATCGGCAGACGGCCCAGTCGCACATCAGTCGACACATCACCGACTTTGAAACCGGCTTTGGCGGACCACTGTTCCGGCGGACCGGGCGCGGGGTTGTCGTCACCGAGCTCGGCGCAAGGGTTGCCGCCAGGCTGCGTCCGTGGCTTCAGGAAACCGAGCAAATGGAACTCGAGCTGAAGTCCGACTCCGGTCGCATCGTTGGGCGGGTGACGCTCGGCCTTATTCCGACCGCTGCCCATCCGCTCACCACCAGGCTGTTCGAGCGATTGCAGCGGGAGCATCCTGGCATCTCGCTTGACCTGGTCGAAGCTCAGGGAACTGAACTCGATGCGCTCTTGGACAGTCGTTCGTTGGACCTCGCGGTGCTGTTCCGATTCAGCAAGCCCGCTGGCCGCGAGGAAAAGCTGCTATCGAGCGTCAGCACCTACTTGGTAAGTGCACCAGGCGACCCGCTCACACGGCAGCCGACCCTTCCATTCTCTCGGTTGAAGGGACTTCGTCTGGTGCTTCCTCGACGGCCAAGTCACTGGCGCAACGCGCTCGATGAGACGGCGCGAGGACTCGGATTCCAGTTGGAGTCTGTGGCGGAAGCCGACTCACTGACGGTTCAGCGGACGCTGGTGGCCAACCAGCCCGGGCTGTACTCCATCCTCGGACCGTACTCCTTCGCGGATGACCTGCGTGCCGGGAGAGTGCAGGCGACCAAGCTCGTGAGACCGGACCTGATGCGCCACGTGACACTGGCTACGCCGCGGCACGGAAAGTTGACGCCGGCCTGCAAGGTCGCAGCGCAGACCATTCAGGCGCTTGTGAAGTCCTGGGGGAACCAGCTCTCGGAGCCTTGAGCCTCCCACAATGTGCAAAGTCCGCTTCCGCTGGAGGCTGTGTGAACACCCTCCTTGGAATGCGCGCACTGCTGCCTGGTGTGGTGAGCCAGAGATTCATTGAATTTCTCTGGTTGTATGCCCCTCAGCCAAGGAGGGCGCGGGGCAGGGGGGAACTCAGACGGGGTCCTGCGGCGCGGGGGCCACCGCATCGCTGGCGGCCTGCCCATGCCAGCGGCGCAAGGTCCGCTGGAAAAACAGGCTGTTGGGCAGTTGCAGGCTGGTGCCGCTGTGTTCGTCGCCGCTCTCCAGCAAGGTGGTGTAGACCAGATTGATTTCCACCACGCGGCCTTTGACACCAGGCTTGTCGCCCGATTCCAGCAGTTCCACCACGTCGCCAATCCGGAACGACCGCGTGATGTAGATGAGCAGGGCGCAGAACAGGTTGGACAGCACGCTCCAGGCCGCAAAGAAGGCCACGGCGCCGACGGTGGCGAACCCGGTGAAGGCGCCCCACAGCACCGCGCCGGACACCCCCAACCGCGCCAGCGCCCACAGCAGCGCGCACCCATACACCACCGCTGCCACGGTGCGCAGAAACAAGGCGGCCACCTTCACCGGCAGCGCATAGGCCTGGATCAGGCGGCGTGTGGCCAGATGCGCAATACGCATCACCAGCCAGGCGCCCGCACCGATGAGGGCGACTTCCGCCAGAGGCACCAGGATGTCCAGCCAGTCGGACGCCCAATCGGGCAGAAAGTCGTGCAGGGTTTGGAACAACTTGTTCATGGAACTACTTCAGAAAGATCAAGCCAAGCTTACAAGCCGGCGGCGTAGTGTCGTTGCTGGCGCATCGATTGCGGTGCGAGGCCGCCTGTCCGAAAGTCACTTGGTTGGGTTCAGTGGGCCTGAGCGCGCACATCGGCACCGAGCGGCTTTGTCCACCCTGGCTTTTGTGCGGAAGCCAACACAAGCCGGCGCGCCGCAGGATCGTCGCCCGAGCAACCCTGCCCTTCTCGCGAGATGGCAGCGCCGCCTGGGTGCTGATGGAAGGCGCCTTGATTCAGGACGATCAATGGCCGACGACCACCACGGGCAGCACGTCGCGCCTGACGCGGTTTGATCGCGCCTCGGGTGTGGCCCATGCGCAGTTTGTGTATCCGATCGACCCGGTGCAGGCGGCGCCGTCCCCGGCCGGCCAGTTCACGGTCAACGGACCCACGGAACTCCGGGCCTTGTCGGCCACCCGCTTCCTGGTGCTGGAGCGCAGCTTCTCGTTGGGGGGGCAATCAGGTGCGGCTCTACGAGATCGATGTCTCAAGTGCGACCAATGTGCTGTCTTCCAGCTCGCTGACCGGTGCGGTGCCGGTGAGCAAGCGGCTGGTGCTGAACTTCGAATCGCTGAAGGCCCCATTGGGTGGCATTGCCAATCTGGAGGGCATCAGCTTCGGGCCGACGCTGGCCAATGGCAAACACAGCCTGGTGGTGGTCGCCGACGACAACTTCCCGACGGCGGATTCAGCGACGGATCGGAACCAGATCCTGGTCTTCGAAGTTCAGCCTTGATGCATGGACGGGGTGACTCAGCGCACCAGGCGGCCGCCGTTGCCCAGCACCGCGAAGTCGACATAACGCGAGGGCGTCTGGCCCTTGCCGAAGGTCAGGCGGTGGCCGCCGACATCGGTCTCGAAACCACGGTCCATGGTCTCGGTGATGTTGGCGGCGGTGGGTGAAGCGGTGCGCTCGATGGCTTTGGTGAGTGCGCGTGCGGCAATGAAGCCTTCCAGCGAACGGGAGGACAGTTCCGTGTCCTTGGAGTTCTGGCGCAGGCGCAGGTATTCACGCACCACTTCGCGGTCCTGACGGTCGTCGGTGGGGAGCACCACGGAGAAGGCAAAGCCGCGAGCGCGGTCCGGGCCGAGCTTGGTCAGCAGGGCCTGCACGTCGATGATGGACATGCCGAAGAGACCGGCACGGCCGCCGGCCGCCTGATAGCGGGAGGTGAATTCGATGGCGGCGGCTGTGGTGGCGGCCAGGAAGATCACGTCCGGTGCCTGCTTGACCATTTCAGCCACCGCGTTGCTCACCTCGGTGGTGTTGCGGGCATAACCCGACTGCGCCACCAGCGTGATGCCATAGGTCTTGGCAGAAGCCTGCGCGCCGGCCAGGGCGTCACGCCCCAGGCCGTCGTCCTGATAAACGACGCCCACCTTGGTGCGGCCCATTTCACCCAGTTGCTTGAACAGGCGCTCCACCTCTTCGCGGTAGCTGGCCTTCACCGGATACATGTTGCGGGCGGTGATGATGCTGGTCGCGCCCGAGACGGCGCCGAACATCGACACCCGGGTCTTCTCCAGCACGCCGTCCTGCTTGAGGGCTTCGAGGTTGGACGTGCCCACGGTGCCGATCATCGCGGCCGGGTTTTCCTGCTCGATCATCTCCTTGACCAGGCGCACGGTTTCTTCCGGCTTCTGCGCGTCGTCACGGAAGACGTATTTGATCTTCTGGCCGCGAATGCCGCCACGGGCGTTCACTTCATCCAGCCACAGCTTGGCGCCCGCGCGCATGGCCTTGCCGGTCACGGCCTGCGGGCCGGTGAAAGGCGCCACCTGACCGATGACGATGTCTGCAAAAGCGGCCGGAGCCGCCACCAGGCAGAGGAGGGCCACCAGACGGCGGGTAATGCGAGGGATGGCAGAGGTCATGGTCGATGCAACTACGAGCGTACAGGTTCGGTGATTGTCATCACTGTGCCTGCTTTCGCGGCATCCGGACGGCAACAGGACGCCAATCCGTGCGAACGAATGCGCAAACGGCCTCAACGGCCACCCCCGCGTTTCGTTCCGACAACGAAAGGTTGCGAGATGTGAGGCGCTCGCCTGGGCTGCTACGTAGTGCTACGTAGTGGCTTCCCGTCATCTCCGCCCCTCTTGGCCAGCCCCTCCGCCATGGTGGGCGCTGCCGTCACCGTAGCGGCGAGCCGATGCGCTCCCATCGCGGCATCCAGTGGCCGGTGATGTCGGCGGACACCAGAATGCGGCGGGCCTGGCCGGTGATGAGATGGCGAGGTACCGGGCCGATGACCCGCGAATCGGCGCTGTTGTCCCGGTTGTCTCCCATCATGAAGTACTCATCGGTCGCCAGCTGCAGCGGCCCGAAATTCCGGCGTGCGGCGACGCCCGGGAGTTGCTGGACCACACGTTGTTGTGCTTGCACTGACTCCAGCTGGCGCAGGGCAGGCAGCTGGAGTCCGGGCGCCACCGTTTCTTCGGTCCAGGCGAGCGGCTGATAGCGGGCCGCTTCGCCGTTGATGATCAGGACGTCATCCCGCAGTTGCACTTGATCCCCAGGCACCGCCACGATGCGCTTGATGAGGCGGGTGCCGTCCACCGGTGAGTGGAACACCACCACGTCGCCGCGCTGCGGGTCCGCCACCCGATGCAGCGATAGATCGGTGAGTGGAAGCTTCCAGTCGTAGGCCACGCGCTCCACGAATACGACATCCCCTTCGAGGATGGTCGGGCGCATGGAGCCGCTGGGCACGGGATTCCAGTCGGCCACGGCTGTTCGCAGGAACAGGAAGCCCGCCATGAAGATCAGGAACCGACGATTGGAGCGCAGCCAGGTTTTCATGAGGGTGTTCGAGGTGGTTGCAGACGGACGGAAGTCTGGGTCCCGGCGGCCGCAGCGGCGAGGGGCGTGCGGCGAATGGCAGCCGGCCTGGATGGATGGCGGGTGGTCCGCCCCGCGTCGAAGCCAAAGCAGGGGACAGCCCGACGTCACCAGTCTCGCGAACTGGCAACCAGTTGTTGTGTCCTCGCTTGCGGCTTCATCCGGTGGCGGATGCCGTGCACCGTCTCAAAAGCGCCATCGCTATCATGAAAGCGCTTTCTCATGCGGTACGCAACTGGTTTCAAGCTGGTGGGCACGGCCCCACAAACCTCCACAGAATCGCGCGGTTTTCGAGAGGAACATCATGTCCAGTCTCCCAAGAACCCTTCTTCGATGGCTGCTGTCCATCGTGACCCTGGTCGGCTTCATGGCGCCCGCCCTGGCCGCCGATTACACGCAGGGCGTGACCAGCAGCGGCAGCAGTGCCGTGATCTGGTTCAAGTCCGCCGTCAACACCACCTGGGTCGATGTGCATTACCAGGTGAATGGCGGCGGCCAGCAGAACCTGCGCATGGGTTACAACGCCGGCAATGCCCGTTATGAAACGCAGGTGAACAACCTGGCCAGCGGCAACACGCTGAGCTATTTCTTCACCTACAACAATGGCAATCCGGCGTATGACACGCCGCGATTCAGCGCCACCATCGGCGGCGGCATGACACCCGCGCCGACCGGCATTGCGTGCTTCTACGAGAGCGCCAACTACCAGGGCGCTTCGTTCTGTGCCGATGCAGACAGCAGCTGGGTGGGTACGGCCTGGAATGACCGCGTGTCTTCAGTGAAGGTGCGCAGCGGCTACAGCGTGCAGTTGTTTGACGACATCAACTATGCCGGCCGCACCGTCACCCTGACGGCCGATGCGCCGAACCTGGGCAACAACAGCAGCTTCAACGACCTTCTGTCGTCCTTCCGCATCCGCCAGAGCGGCAGCACCGATCTGCCCGAAGGCAATGGTGTCATGACCCTGAAGCTGGTGAACGGCACCAATGGCGCCTGGCAGGACCAGCAGGTGTATTGGTCCATCATCGGTTATGACCCGGTGACCAAGGTGCTGTCCTATGTCGACAACACCGGCCGGCTGGTCCCGGCTTCGCTGGCC
This genomic window contains:
- a CDS encoding dihydrodipicolinate synthase family protein encodes the protein MQAPDLRGLVPAPVTPFTRDGAVDYAAIQRLGSWLGSIEGVKGLTVLGHAGEGTFLERDEQLRVIEAFRESVGDRLPIIAGITLEGTQVAAEEAKRAVKAGASAGLVYPSHGWLRFGYQDGAPQDRYKAIYEASGLPLILFQYPDATKATYNLKTQLEIAALPGVFAMKNGVRNMKRWDTEIPVIRKERPGLQILTCHDEYLLHTMFDVDGALVGYGSLTPEPLIELIAAGKAKDYAKARAIHDRLLPVTKNVYHRGSHMEGTVALKHGLVARGILEHATVRSPLLPLAEGAGTEIAAALRAAGLAK
- a CDS encoding transporter — its product is MLSSTALRSSPLATSPHATRGTQSRLALVMALAAAGLMTVPGISRADEGIATDRPDFVESSDTVGKGRFQIETSVAFDRDKSNGVRSRAWSTPTLLRWGAWDNVELRLETDGAVRTRVSADGQTDKASGFADSSLGIKWHIADGAEDGSSPGMAWLFHVDAPSGSSEFKGEGWRPSARLTAEWDLPRDLSAGIMAGLYQERNSENRRYVGGILAATLGIPLKESWRAFVEVAGQSLTSNRNGGKVVTLDAGLTWQLSPDLQLDTAVFRGISKAAPDWSWTVGVSVRF
- the lepB gene encoding signal peptidase I gives rise to the protein MKTWLRSNRRFLIFMAGFLFLRTAVADWNPVPSGSMRPTILEGDVVFVERVAYDWKLPLTDLSLHRVADPQRGDVVVFHSPVDGTRLIKRIVAVPGDQVQLRDDVLIINGEAARYQPLAWTEETVAPGLQLPALRQLESVQAQQRVVQQLPGVAARRNFGPLQLATDEYFMMGDNRDNSADSRVIGPVPRHLITGQARRILVSADITGHWMPRWERIGSPLR
- a CDS encoding Bug family tripartite tricarboxylate transporter substrate binding protein, with the protein product MKLVKVLIAVMSSAVIPLAAGAQPFPEKGSTLRIIVPFAAGGGVDNAARLLAEQLRKQLGTPVVVENKAGASGTLGGKAVQVAPADGYTMLFSAATHVLAKEVMATAPYDPQTDFVPIARVGEAPLMLVIAPALAPRTLGQMIGAAKSKPDEWMAAIPAAGAPSHLATLLFAKQAGLKLTYVPYKGTQPALVDVGGNHVSLLLDSMVSLVPLAKSGKVRPLAITAEKRSSLAPEVPTMQEAGLKDFKYASWYGVWVPKGTPADRVARLSAAVTQASSELGRNGAYAAIGVEALSEGSEQFKKFIAADVAQGTKLLRSSGFKPE
- a CDS encoding RES family NAD+ phosphorylase, with product MPDAYSGAQKCAKEIRASGAYGLLYRSVRKKGEECVAVFRPKASQIPVIQGAHVTRVWDGTKIESWFEKSQLKPL
- a CDS encoding mechanosensitive ion channel family protein, whose protein sequence is MNKLFQTLHDFLPDWASDWLDILVPLAEVALIGAGAWLVMRIAHLATRRLIQAYALPVKVAALFLRTVAAVVYGCALLWALARLGVSGAVLWGAFTGFATVGAVAFFAAWSVLSNLFCALLIYITRSFRIGDVVELLESGDKPGVKGRVVEINLVYTTLLESGDEHSGTSLQLPNSLFFQRTLRRWHGQAASDAVAPAPQDPV
- a CDS encoding LysR family transcriptional regulator; the protein is MNIAAVRLFLEVVEAGSLSKVAAHRQTAQSHISRHITDFETGFGGPLFRRTGRGVVVTELGARVAARLRPWLQETEQMELELKSDSGRIVGRVTLGLIPTAAHPLTTRLFERLQREHPGISLDLVEAQGTELDALLDSRSLDLAVLFRFSKPAGREEKLLSSVSTYLVSAPGDPLTRQPTLPFSRLKGLRLVLPRRPSHWRNALDETARGLGFQLESVAEADSLTVQRTLVANQPGLYSILGPYSFADDLRAGRVQATKLVRPDLMRHVTLATPRHGKLTPACKVAAQTIQALVKSWGNQLSEP
- a CDS encoding ABC transporter substrate-binding protein gives rise to the protein MTSAIPRITRRLVALLCLVAAPAAFADIVIGQVAPFTGPQAVTGKAMRAGAKLWLDEVNARGGIRGQKIKYVFRDDAQKPEETVRLVKEMIEQENPAAMIGTVGTSNLEALKQDGVLEKTRVSMFGAVSGATSIITARNMYPVKASYREEVERLFKQLGEMGRTKVGVVYQDDGLGRDALAGAQASAKTYGITLVAQSGYARNTTEVSNAVAEMVKQAPDVIFLAATTAAAIEFTSRYQAAGGRAGLFGMSIIDVQALLTKLGPDRARGFAFSVVLPTDDRQDREVVREYLRLRQNSKDTELSSRSLEGFIAARALTKAIERTASPTAANITETMDRGFETDVGGHRLTFGKGQTPSRYVDFAVLGNGGRLVR
- a CDS encoding porin, with the translated sequence MFRFPVAALAAVAGMVGGQCYAQTLVALSGTVDVGVRHVKNARLGSIDSEVSGANTTSKLVVQARESLGDGLSAGVYLDSTILSDSGAVNTPFWDRRATVSLAHDRFGEIRLGRDWAPTHILWSDLDPFITLGIAGANSFRSVFASRALGQAFGVSTDANQLNPTLRIANTAQYFLPTGLAGVYGSLLVSAGEGGSAGAGSAKTDGGRLAWRSEQLMVGVAQVTTRNANAARDFIDRVWGASYDFKVVKVSVGQRQWRYGTDKTTNTLVAALVPLGFGDLKFTFVRADQKGATAALNANDATLIGAGYVHYLSKRTAVYAHASRVANKGGASFSVAGGPAVSGVAAAVNYFGGQKSSAFESGIRHNF
- a CDS encoding MFS transporter, which produces MEEAMNPGAGRARYSSEAAAAPLPSVPTETPSPSALKAAKLLFRIENVPFCRWHTKTRVVMGTATFLDAFDALSLAFVLPVLVGLWHLSPGQVGLLIAAGYIGQVIGALLFGWLGEKWGRVPAVSTAVAVMSVMSIACAFAGSVQMLFLLRFLQGIGVGGEVPVAATYINEMSQSKGRGRFFVLYELIFPLGLMAAAQVGAFVVPHYGWELLFLVGGIPGLLVLVFMTRLPESPRWLASKGRWEDADRVISSLEAATPHRQIDVNREKEKVQSRELRLAAGLKSTKKAGWKELFSPLYRPRTLIVWVLWASSYFVANGINNWLPTLYKTVYHLPLQDALRLASMTNVLSVCAVFACAMWVDKVGRRRWATGSFIVAGVLLLALVANGAHSVWAVALFASAAYAVMGTTTVLLYLYTPEIYPTRMRAIGTGLATSWLRAASAAAPAMVGMMLTAQGVASVFLMFAGATVVGLFASIKMIETTDKALEEISP